In Opitutus sp., one genomic interval encodes:
- a CDS encoding ISAs1 family transposase, producing MMPAETNPSNPQGEVISLRHLQVQVLDSPELNARAQGLLEEHHYLGAVKPVGERLLYAVSDAQGTWVAVLVFAAAALHLRGREAWIGWSGEQRRRRLALVVNNVRFLLLPKPAVPNLGSAVLSRVLGRLSADWQSRYEHPVLVVETFVDPERFTGSVYKASGWTELGLTKGNTRKSRDYYEHHAKPKRLFVRELEPRARRALQAGQIKPSLAAVEAKVPVRSTLKAPDLISLAEAFRQVPEYRAYIGAYPLHALLAITAAAYLAGAPRGQRDLAAFARRLSPVQRQALGVIRRRGKYGAPSQPTFSRLFARVQAARIEEVLLAHQRQVRGEPPATEIVVIDGKVPKHSGGQNVVTAVTSPSLFYLGSEVVAEKSNEIPAARALCERLDLVDKLVSLDALHTQADTARAIVLEHGGDYLFTVKGNQPGLQKIVAAQVPDPGAPFLTR from the coding sequence ATGATGCCGGCCGAAACGAACCCGTCGAACCCCCAAGGGGAGGTGATTTCGCTGCGCCACTTGCAGGTGCAGGTGCTAGACAGCCCCGAGTTAAACGCCCGAGCGCAGGGGCTGCTTGAGGAGCATCACTATCTGGGCGCGGTGAAACCGGTGGGCGAGCGGCTGCTGTACGCGGTGAGCGATGCGCAGGGCACCTGGGTGGCGGTGCTGGTGTTTGCGGCGGCGGCGCTGCACCTGCGCGGCCGGGAGGCGTGGATTGGCTGGAGTGGCGAACAGCGCCGACGCCGATTGGCGCTGGTGGTCAACAACGTGCGGTTCCTGCTGCTGCCCAAGCCGGCGGTGCCCAACTTGGGCTCGGCGGTTTTGAGCCGGGTGCTCGGCCGGCTCAGTGCCGACTGGCAGTCGCGTTACGAGCACCCCGTGCTCGTCGTGGAAACCTTCGTCGACCCCGAGCGTTTTACGGGAAGTGTATACAAGGCATCCGGGTGGACCGAGTTGGGCCTGACCAAGGGCAACACGCGTAAGTCGCGCGATTACTACGAGCACCACGCCAAGCCCAAGCGCTTGTTTGTGCGCGAGCTGGAGCCCCGGGCCCGGAGAGCTCTTCAGGCAGGGCAGATCAAACCCTCGCTGGCTGCGGTGGAGGCGAAAGTTCCGGTGCGAAGTACCCTGAAGGCCCCCGATTTAATCAGCCTGGCGGAGGCCTTCCGGCAAGTGCCTGAATACCGCGCCTACATCGGGGCCTATCCCTTGCACGCGCTGCTGGCGATCACGGCGGCGGCCTATCTGGCCGGAGCACCCCGCGGCCAACGTGACCTGGCCGCTTTCGCCCGCCGGCTCTCCCCGGTCCAACGCCAAGCCCTCGGGGTGATCCGCCGCCGCGGCAAATACGGCGCTCCCAGCCAGCCCACCTTCAGCCGTCTGTTCGCCCGTGTGCAGGCCGCGCGCATCGAGGAGGTTTTACTCGCCCACCAACGCCAGGTGCGAGGCGAGCCTCCCGCCACCGAGATCGTGGTCATCGACGGCAAAGTCCCCAAGCACAGCGGCGGACAAAACGTCGTGACCGCGGTTACCTCGCCGAGCTTGTTTTATCTCGGCAGCGAGGTCGTCGCCGAAAAAAGTAACGAGATTCCCGCCGCCCGCGCCCTGTGTGAGAGACTCGATTTGGTCGATAAACTCGTGAGCCTTGATGCCCTGCATACCCAGGCGGACACCGCGCGGGCGATCGTACTGGAGCATGGCGGCGACTACCTGTTCACCGTCAAAGGCAATCAGCCCGGCTTGCAGAAAATCGTAGCAGCGCAAGTGCCCGATCCGGGCGCCCCTTTTTTGACCCGTTAA
- a CDS encoding class I SAM-dependent methyltransferase, producing the protein MRRRYPIFNALGAHALALLAVAVAVVLVGQGLGLRPPLWAAVALQAVLATAFGRRFGLARGWLVFQAGFLPVALGLHVLALPAWVYLAGFLLVLLLNWNSFRHGIPLYLTSTPATLRLKGWLLGQPTNFAFIDLGCGLAGPLCQLARAFPQAHFTGVETSPLSFALAWLRSLPLRNCRIRYRNLWTTPLAPYDVVYCFLSPLPMPAIWEKAQAELKPGARLVSNTFGIPGVEPDQTIALGDWRSARLLIWEKRA; encoded by the coding sequence ATGCGCCGCCGTTACCCGATTTTCAACGCCCTTGGTGCCCACGCCCTCGCCCTGCTGGCAGTGGCCGTGGCGGTGGTGCTCGTCGGGCAGGGCCTGGGCCTGCGCCCGCCGTTATGGGCGGCAGTGGCGCTTCAGGCGGTGTTGGCCACTGCGTTCGGGCGCCGCTTCGGCCTAGCTCGCGGTTGGCTCGTGTTTCAGGCCGGTTTTCTGCCGGTTGCACTCGGCCTGCACGTGCTCGCGCTGCCCGCTTGGGTGTATCTGGCGGGATTTCTTTTGGTTTTGCTGCTCAACTGGAACAGCTTCCGGCACGGCATTCCGCTTTACCTGACCAGCACTCCGGCAACCCTGCGGTTAAAAGGGTGGCTACTCGGCCAGCCCACAAATTTTGCCTTTATTGATCTCGGTTGTGGTTTGGCCGGCCCGCTCTGCCAGCTCGCCCGGGCCTTTCCGCAGGCCCATTTTACTGGCGTGGAAACCTCCCCGCTTAGCTTTGCCCTCGCTTGGTTGCGCAGCCTGCCACTGCGTAACTGCCGCATCCGCTACCGCAACCTGTGGACGACCCCGCTCGCGCCCTACGATGTGGTTTATTGTTTCCTCTCGCCGCTGCCGATGCCTGCGATTTGGGAAAAAGCGCAGGCCGAGCTCAAGCCCGGCGCGCGGTTGGTGAGTAACACCTTTGGCATTCCCGGCGTCGAGCCCGACCAGACGATCGCCCTAGGCGACTGGCGCAGCGCGCGGCTGCTGATCTGGGAAAAGCGCGCGTAA
- a CDS encoding OmpA family protein has translation MGGGGAWKVAFADFMTAMMAFFLVMWLTSQDKEILIATSQYFQSPFKSPLTDKAGLLNFDSKNVTKSGGDGKKKDSQSGASTSSATAMDLQFLNSVAKEMYKMLNLDDALADKPLDVQVTSDGLKVTLYDRGKQPFFESGTAKFTKWGDFVMQSLAWTVERNKFNIVIEGHTRTGLVLPNPDYGAWELSADRANAARRALVKYAVDPAQIERVTGYANTRPVPLTPPDSETNQRVSMSLRIGKKPGEKSNFASQPIPTVKAAAPPESGHSPTAQPKH, from the coding sequence ATGGGAGGAGGAGGAGCATGGAAAGTGGCGTTTGCGGACTTCATGACGGCTATGATGGCCTTCTTCTTGGTCATGTGGCTGACCTCACAGGACAAGGAGATCCTCATTGCCACATCGCAGTATTTTCAGAGCCCGTTCAAGTCGCCGCTCACGGACAAGGCCGGCTTGCTTAACTTTGACTCCAAGAATGTCACCAAAAGTGGCGGCGATGGGAAAAAGAAGGACTCACAGTCGGGGGCGTCGACGTCCTCGGCCACCGCGATGGACCTGCAGTTTCTCAACTCGGTGGCCAAGGAGATGTATAAAATGCTCAACTTAGACGACGCCCTGGCCGACAAGCCGCTCGACGTCCAGGTGACCAGTGACGGCCTGAAAGTGACCCTGTATGACCGGGGCAAGCAGCCCTTTTTCGAGTCAGGAACGGCCAAGTTCACCAAGTGGGGTGATTTTGTGATGCAGAGCCTGGCGTGGACGGTGGAGCGCAACAAATTTAACATCGTGATTGAGGGCCACACGCGCACCGGACTGGTTTTGCCCAATCCCGATTACGGTGCTTGGGAGTTGTCGGCCGACCGTGCCAATGCGGCCCGTCGAGCACTGGTGAAGTATGCGGTCGACCCCGCGCAAATCGAACGGGTGACCGGTTACGCCAACACCCGCCCGGTGCCGCTGACGCCCCCCGATTCGGAGACCAACCAGCGCGTAAGTATGAGTTTACGAATTGGTAAAAAACCTGGAGAAAAATCGAATTTCGCCTCGCAACCCATTCCCACGGTCAAAGCCGCCGCGCCGCCCGAGTCCGGCCACAGCCCCACCGCCCAGCCCAAACATTAG
- the motA gene encoding flagellar motor stator protein MotA, with product MFVLIGLAIVFASTIVGFMMAGGNPIVLIHASEFVVILGIALGVLVISTPIGVIKAMVGGLKVALAAKTETKASYTDLMKMLYEIFMVGRRNGLVALEEHVVNPDSSAIFAKYPAFTHDHHRMDFLINGIKPVIDGKIKPDQLEALLMDELKTKADEAHHVVHAYQMVGDALPAIGIVAAVLGIINTMASIADGPEAVGAKVSAALTGTMLGIFVSYGMVVPLANRIHSLDEANSSYLRCIVIAVSGFAKGLAPITAVEIARRTIPHDSQPGADELETILKAIK from the coding sequence ATGTTTGTACTCATCGGCTTAGCTATCGTTTTTGCCTCCACGATCGTCGGCTTTATGATGGCGGGTGGTAATCCCATCGTGCTCATCCACGCCTCGGAGTTTGTGGTGATTCTGGGCATTGCCTTGGGCGTGTTGGTCATCTCCACGCCGATCGGCGTGATCAAGGCCATGGTTGGCGGGCTCAAGGTCGCGCTGGCCGCCAAGACCGAGACCAAGGCCAGTTACACCGATTTGATGAAGATGCTGTACGAGATCTTTATGGTGGGACGGCGCAACGGCCTGGTGGCGCTCGAAGAACACGTGGTTAACCCCGACAGCAGCGCCATTTTCGCCAAATACCCCGCCTTTACCCACGACCACCACCGCATGGATTTCCTCATCAACGGCATCAAGCCGGTGATCGACGGCAAAATTAAGCCCGACCAGCTCGAAGCCCTGCTGATGGACGAACTCAAGACCAAGGCCGATGAGGCCCACCACGTTGTGCATGCTTATCAAATGGTGGGTGATGCGTTGCCGGCGATCGGCATCGTCGCGGCGGTGTTGGGCATCATCAACACCATGGCCTCGATTGCCGATGGTCCTGAGGCGGTGGGTGCCAAGGTGTCGGCGGCGCTCACCGGCACGATGTTGGGCATTTTCGTGTCCTACGGCATGGTCGTGCCGCTGGCCAATCGCATTCATTCCCTCGACGAAGCCAATTCTTCCTATTTGCGCTGCATCGTCATCGCCGTGTCCGGTTTCGCCAAGGGCTTGGCGCCGATCACCGCAGTCGAAATCGCCCGCCGCACCATCCCCCACGATAGCCAACCGGGTGCCGACGAATTAGAAACCATTCTCAAGGCCATCAAGTAA
- a CDS encoding FliA/WhiG family RNA polymerase sigma factor: MKSATKSAPSASTATLSAPTVSTSAPANPNLGSSAWRAYQSAGGTVDEKELLERYLPLVRNVVDRLKLTLPAHVDADDLYSVGVTGLIAAVRRFNPELQHTFAAYASTRVRGAVLDELRRLDWFPRRARAKARKIKAAITTLEQSLGRPPTDDEIRTLLGLSVKEYAHWLVEVRPISFVAIDDNGATEEAGGTSRHEMIADEQAVPVHTTMENEEMGALMALKIQELPDIQRRVLAMYFHENMRLGEIAAVFNLTESRICQIHARALLGLRAQLEHARNR, translated from the coding sequence ATGAAATCTGCTACCAAGTCTGCGCCTTCCGCTTCCACCGCCACCCTCAGCGCCCCCACGGTTTCCACCTCCGCTCCCGCCAACCCGAACCTCGGCTCCTCGGCATGGCGGGCCTACCAATCCGCCGGCGGTACGGTGGACGAAAAGGAACTGCTGGAGCGTTACCTGCCGCTGGTGCGCAACGTCGTCGATCGCCTCAAGCTTACCCTGCCTGCCCATGTGGATGCCGATGACCTTTACAGCGTGGGCGTGACCGGGCTGATCGCCGCCGTGCGCCGCTTCAACCCCGAGCTGCAGCACACCTTCGCCGCTTACGCCTCCACCCGGGTGCGCGGTGCGGTGCTCGACGAACTGCGCCGCCTCGACTGGTTTCCCCGCCGCGCCCGCGCCAAGGCCCGCAAGATCAAGGCCGCCATCACCACCCTCGAGCAAAGCCTGGGCCGCCCGCCCACCGACGACGAGATCCGCACCCTGCTCGGCCTTTCCGTCAAAGAGTACGCCCACTGGCTGGTCGAGGTGCGCCCGATCAGCTTCGTGGCCATCGACGACAACGGTGCGACCGAGGAGGCCGGCGGCACCAGCCGTCACGAGATGATTGCCGACGAGCAGGCCGTGCCCGTGCACACCACCATGGAGAACGAGGAAATGGGCGCACTCATGGCGCTTAAAATCCAAGAACTGCCCGACATCCAGCGCCGGGTGCTGGCGATGTATTTCCACGAAAACATGCGCCTGGGTGAAATCGCCGCCGTGTTTAACCTCACCGAGTCGCGCATTTGCCAGATTCACGCCCGCGCCCTGCTCGGGCTGCGCGCCCAACTCGAACACGCCCGCAACCGCTAG
- a CDS encoding flagellar GTP-binding protein: protein MPATALAPTSAAPGTYRFEVGSTAEAVSVIQNQLGPDARVLSVQASPRRGFGRLFGAPRFTVIAELPAPALPEPAAEVIERAQSPIRDNQLGLVAGSRLPLVLRRAGFPERLIGRLEASPGWSRALSRPLHVAMVDLARDLRAAAGPLRPLPERVAFLGASGVGRTTALCKWLSREVFMRGRSGRVWRVEFGRPNPAPSLDVFCEALGVPVEHYAPDMTESPAEAAEFHLADLPCLPAAGTREARELTQFLDKEKFAGRVLVLNAAYDAEALREAYARGRDFGATHLVCTHLDETPRWGRLWEFLLEGELSPLFLSTGPGLTGELETDVLDRVLARSLSLVGEEVHS, encoded by the coding sequence ATGCCCGCCACCGCTTTAGCCCCCACCTCCGCCGCCCCCGGCACCTACCGTTTCGAGGTGGGGTCCACCGCCGAGGCCGTCTCGGTCATCCAGAACCAACTCGGGCCCGACGCCCGCGTGTTGTCGGTGCAGGCCAGCCCCCGCCGGGGTTTCGGCCGCCTGTTCGGCGCCCCGCGTTTTACCGTCATCGCCGAGCTGCCCGCTCCAGCCCTGCCCGAGCCCGCTGCCGAGGTGATCGAGCGCGCCCAATCGCCGATTCGCGACAACCAACTCGGGCTGGTCGCCGGCTCGCGCCTGCCGCTGGTGTTGCGCCGCGCCGGTTTCCCCGAACGGCTGATCGGCCGTCTGGAAGCCTCCCCGGGCTGGTCGCGCGCCCTGTCCCGCCCGCTGCACGTGGCGATGGTGGATTTGGCCCGCGACCTGCGCGCGGCAGCCGGCCCGCTGCGGCCTTTGCCCGAGCGTGTGGCCTTCCTCGGTGCGTCCGGTGTGGGCCGCACCACCGCACTGTGCAAATGGCTGTCTCGCGAAGTGTTTATGCGCGGCCGTTCGGGCCGGGTGTGGCGCGTGGAGTTCGGCCGCCCCAATCCCGCGCCCTCGCTCGATGTGTTTTGCGAGGCGCTGGGGGTGCCGGTGGAACATTACGCGCCCGACATGACCGAGAGCCCCGCCGAGGCCGCCGAGTTTCATCTGGCCGATCTGCCCTGCCTGCCTGCCGCCGGCACCCGCGAGGCCCGCGAACTGACCCAGTTTCTTGATAAGGAAAAATTTGCCGGGCGAGTGTTGGTGTTGAACGCCGCCTATGATGCCGAAGCCCTGCGCGAAGCCTATGCGCGCGGCCGTGATTTTGGTGCAACTCATTTGGTTTGCACGCATTTGGATGAAACCCCGCGCTGGGGCCGCTTGTGGGAGTTCCTGCTCGAAGGCGAGCTCTCCCCGCTGTTCCTGAGCACCGGCCCCGGCCTGACCGGCGAATTGGAAACCGATGTGCTCGACCGGGTTTTGGCCCGCAGTTTGTCGCTGGTAGGCGAGGAGGTGCACTCATGA
- the flhA gene encoding flagellar biosynthesis protein FlhA, which produces MSATPATALAPALSSVFQKRADLVFTVALFSTVLLLIMPVPTLVLDLLLAISIGFSLLMMMIVIYVREPSEFSGFPTILLAFTLFRLALNICTTRLILTKGEAGGVIESFGHFVIQGNYVVGFVVFIILVLINFVVITKGAGRIAEVSARFTLDALPGKQMAIDAELNAGVIDEVTATSRRMKVQKEADFYGSMDGASKFVRGEAVAGIMITLVNVLGGFAIGVMQMDMTMGEALQKFTLLSIGDGLVSQIPALVVSVAAGLLVTRAAGSTNMGVQIGGQLIAYPRALRVVGVMLGGFGLMPGMPILPFALLGGLAYYVGHQCGKGKPDEFAAAPVAVLPASTGKAGEAGASGAKSGGTTPGNPNIPEELRKVIDQDVFAIEVGYGLLPLADANRGGDLISRITGVRKSLARERGVIVPPISVRDNLELESNDYRFLLRGKAVGRGVVYASRWMAMNVTGSRVALRGTPCREPVFGLEAVWIEESERKVAEINGYTVVDAASVVITHLSEVLKTSAHHLVGRQEVQTLVDHVKVTHPALVAELLPDLVGLGIIQRVMQNLLREGVPVLGLPTILEGIADFAGTTKNPDDLSELVRRRLGMYFVGDYESRPNVIRALTLDPRLEQALASRVHRTPGEVGLALDPVLGRHLLEQLSKGAAALTESGAPSVVVVGAELRLPLRRFLEPSFPRLSVLAYQELPAATEVENAGIIAAPLNLPLPAHARAA; this is translated from the coding sequence ATGAGCGCCACCCCCGCCACCGCCCTAGCCCCGGCGCTCTCTTCGGTGTTCCAGAAGCGGGCCGACTTGGTGTTCACCGTCGCCCTGTTCTCGACGGTCCTGCTGCTGATCATGCCGGTGCCCACCCTGGTGCTGGACCTGCTGCTGGCCATCAGCATCGGCTTCTCGCTGCTCATGATGATGATCGTCATCTACGTGCGGGAGCCCTCCGAGTTCTCCGGCTTCCCCACCATCCTGCTGGCCTTCACTCTGTTCCGGCTGGCTCTGAACATTTGTACTACCCGCCTCATTCTCACCAAGGGCGAGGCTGGCGGGGTTATCGAGTCGTTCGGCCACTTCGTCATTCAGGGCAACTATGTAGTCGGCTTCGTAGTCTTTATCATCCTGGTGTTGATCAACTTCGTGGTGATCACCAAGGGCGCCGGCCGTATCGCCGAGGTGAGCGCCCGTTTCACCCTCGATGCCTTGCCCGGTAAACAGATGGCCATCGACGCCGAGCTCAACGCCGGCGTGATCGACGAGGTTACCGCCACCTCCCGCCGCATGAAGGTGCAAAAAGAGGCCGACTTCTACGGTTCGATGGACGGTGCCTCCAAGTTCGTGCGCGGTGAGGCCGTCGCCGGCATCATGATCACGTTGGTCAACGTGTTGGGCGGTTTCGCCATCGGTGTGATGCAAATGGACATGACCATGGGCGAGGCGCTGCAGAAGTTCACCCTGCTGTCGATCGGTGACGGTCTGGTTTCGCAGATCCCCGCGCTGGTGGTGTCGGTGGCGGCCGGTTTGCTCGTCACGCGCGCAGCCGGTAGCACCAACATGGGTGTGCAAATCGGCGGCCAGTTAATCGCTTATCCCCGCGCCTTGCGTGTCGTCGGCGTGATGTTGGGCGGTTTCGGCCTGATGCCCGGCATGCCGATTCTGCCCTTCGCCTTGCTCGGCGGCCTGGCCTACTACGTCGGCCACCAATGCGGTAAGGGTAAACCCGACGAGTTTGCCGCCGCTCCTGTCGCCGTGCTGCCCGCCTCCACCGGCAAGGCAGGGGAAGCCGGTGCCAGCGGAGCCAAGTCGGGCGGCACCACCCCCGGCAACCCCAACATCCCCGAGGAGTTGCGCAAGGTTATCGACCAGGACGTGTTTGCCATCGAGGTGGGTTACGGGCTGTTGCCCTTGGCCGATGCCAACCGCGGCGGCGACCTGATCTCCCGCATCACCGGCGTGCGCAAGAGCTTGGCCCGCGAGCGCGGCGTGATCGTGCCGCCCATCTCGGTGCGCGACAACTTGGAGCTGGAATCCAACGACTACCGTTTCCTGCTGCGCGGCAAGGCGGTTGGTCGTGGTGTGGTTTACGCCTCCCGCTGGATGGCGATGAACGTGACCGGCAGCCGCGTCGCCCTGCGTGGTACGCCTTGCCGCGAGCCAGTGTTCGGGCTTGAGGCGGTGTGGATCGAGGAGAGCGAGCGCAAGGTCGCCGAAATCAACGGCTACACCGTCGTCGACGCCGCTTCGGTGGTCATCACTCACCTCTCCGAGGTGCTCAAAACCTCGGCCCACCACCTGGTTGGCCGCCAAGAGGTGCAGACCCTGGTCGATCACGTCAAAGTCACGCACCCGGCTCTGGTGGCCGAGCTGCTGCCCGACTTGGTGGGCCTGGGCATCATCCAACGCGTGATGCAAAACCTGTTGCGCGAAGGTGTGCCGGTGCTGGGCCTACCGACTATTTTGGAAGGCATCGCGGACTTCGCCGGTACCACCAAGAATCCCGACGATCTGAGCGAGTTGGTGCGCCGCCGTCTGGGCATGTACTTCGTGGGTGACTACGAGAGCCGCCCCAATGTGATCCGTGCGCTCACGCTCGACCCACGGTTGGAGCAGGCGCTGGCCTCCCGCGTGCACCGCACCCCAGGCGAGGTCGGTCTGGCCCTCGATCCGGTGCTGGGTCGTCACTTGCTCGAGCAACTCTCCAAGGGCGCTGCAGCCCTCACCGAAAGCGGTGCGCCGTCGGTGGTCGTGGTGGGGGCCGAACTGCGCCTGCCCCTGCGCCGCTTCCTTGAGCCCTCCTTCCCCCGCCTTTCGGTGCTCGCCTACCAGGAATTGCCCGCCGCCACCGAGGTGGAAAACGCCGGAATCATCGCCGCCCCTCTCAACCTACCTCTGCCGGCCCACGCCCGCGCCGCTTAA
- a CDS encoding EscU/YscU/HrcU family type III secretion system export apparatus switch protein → MADDDKDSKTEEASGKRLTEAHDKGQFARSAELGMVCSLAAAFFSLSLGAASGAREVAEYTSNVLAHLSIDPFAPGHLPLPLVAAGKVVAIVLAPILVATVVASLLAGGLQSGFQLTPEALGFKLEKLNPIPGFQRLVSQQVVVSGCVDFMKMCAIGVCLWLALKQLLADPLFTTPMEVAYLGQFMLGSMRSLLSRLMLALGVIAAISYAYEKYKTGKDLMMTKEEVKEETKQAEGNALVKGAIRRMARRLAQRQMLAAVATADVVVTNPTHYAVALKYERGIDAAPMVLAKGENALARRIKALAAEHEVPMVENRPVARMLYATATVGEAIPSELYQAVAGILAFVYRTHRYYFYRLPSRRAAAAQQGGSAA, encoded by the coding sequence ATGGCCGACGACGACAAAGACTCCAAAACCGAAGAAGCCTCAGGCAAGCGCCTGACGGAGGCCCATGACAAGGGGCAGTTCGCGCGTTCGGCGGAGTTGGGCATGGTTTGCTCGCTGGCGGCCGCGTTTTTTTCGCTCAGTCTCGGTGCTGCCAGCGGGGCTCGTGAGGTTGCCGAGTACACCAGCAACGTGTTGGCTCACTTGAGCATAGATCCCTTTGCGCCCGGCCACTTGCCGCTGCCGCTGGTGGCCGCCGGCAAGGTCGTGGCGATCGTCTTGGCCCCGATCCTCGTCGCCACCGTGGTGGCTTCGCTGCTCGCCGGTGGCTTGCAGAGCGGCTTCCAGCTCACCCCCGAGGCGCTCGGCTTCAAACTCGAAAAACTTAACCCGATCCCCGGGTTTCAGCGCCTGGTTTCCCAGCAGGTCGTGGTCAGCGGCTGTGTCGATTTCATGAAAATGTGCGCGATCGGCGTGTGTCTGTGGCTGGCGCTCAAGCAGTTGCTGGCCGACCCGCTGTTCACCACGCCGATGGAGGTCGCTTACCTGGGCCAATTTATGCTCGGCAGTATGCGCTCGCTGCTGTCGCGCCTGATGCTGGCTCTGGGCGTGATCGCCGCGATCAGCTACGCCTACGAAAAGTACAAAACCGGCAAGGACCTCATGATGACCAAGGAGGAGGTCAAGGAGGAGACCAAGCAGGCTGAGGGTAACGCGCTGGTCAAGGGCGCCATTCGCCGCATGGCCCGCCGCCTGGCCCAGCGCCAGATGCTCGCCGCCGTGGCCACCGCCGACGTGGTGGTGACCAACCCGACCCACTACGCCGTGGCCCTCAAATACGAGCGCGGCATCGACGCTGCTCCCATGGTGCTGGCCAAGGGTGAGAACGCCCTCGCCCGCCGCATCAAGGCCCTCGCCGCCGAGCACGAGGTGCCGATGGTCGAAAACCGCCCCGTCGCCCGCATGCTCTACGCCACCGCCACCGTCGGTGAGGCCATCCCCTCTGAACTTTACCAGGCGGTCGCCGGTATCCTGGCCTTCGTTTACCGCACCCACCGCTACTACTTCTATCGCCTGCCGAGCCGCCGCGCCGCCGCCGCTCAACAAGGAGGCTCCGCCGCATGA
- a CDS encoding flagellar biosynthetic protein FliR has protein sequence MPWADIMVVMMGSLRAIGVVLALPTMGGTTLPPMLRAALAFMLGGLLASVAPPGVVPPTSALVSLAGASLHELLLGLAMGLVMRMVMSGAELAGRLISGEVGLIAAPGFDVPKPSQEPLPSLMGFFAGLMFFALHAHEQVLAAFARSFVIAPPGMGGLSPMAAETLVGGLSALMEMALRMAAPFIALNFVITFAFAILGRAVPKMNVFILSGAMRSLMGMMLLAGGGALFTRYLSGAFDRLPWTMLELVTRR, from the coding sequence ATGCCCTGGGCGGACATAATGGTGGTCATGATGGGCTCGTTGCGGGCCATCGGCGTGGTCTTGGCCCTGCCGACGATGGGCGGCACCACGTTGCCGCCCATGTTACGCGCGGCGCTGGCGTTTATGCTGGGCGGGCTGCTGGCCTCGGTGGCCCCGCCCGGGGTGGTGCCGCCGACCTCGGCGCTGGTCAGTTTGGCCGGGGCGTCGTTGCACGAATTGTTACTCGGTTTGGCGATGGGGTTGGTGATGCGCATGGTGATGTCCGGGGCGGAGTTGGCGGGACGGTTGATCTCGGGCGAAGTGGGTTTGATCGCCGCGCCCGGCTTTGACGTGCCGAAACCCTCGCAGGAGCCGCTGCCCTCGTTGATGGGCTTCTTTGCCGGGTTGATGTTTTTCGCGTTGCACGCCCATGAGCAGGTACTGGCGGCCTTTGCGCGCAGTTTTGTGATCGCACCGCCAGGAATGGGTGGCCTGAGCCCGATGGCGGCCGAGACCCTGGTGGGCGGGCTGTCGGCGCTCATGGAAATGGCGCTGCGGATGGCCGCGCCGTTTATTGCGCTCAATTTCGTGATCACCTTCGCCTTTGCGATTTTGGGGCGGGCGGTGCCGAAGATGAACGTGTTTATCCTCAGTGGCGCCATGCGCTCGCTGATGGGCATGATGCTGTTGGCTGGCGGCGGGGCGTTGTTTACTCGGTACCTGTCGGGCGCGTTCGATCGCCTGCCTTGGACGATGCTCGAGCTGGTGACGCGCCGTTGA
- a CDS encoding flagellar biosynthetic protein FliQ — translation MNAEAAIDIFKTVVMFSLYLMAPFVGVILIVGLLTSLVQSVTSIQEATLTFVPKLIALAAVMMLLAPWVLRLLSEYTVQSLMRISSMGP, via the coding sequence ATGAACGCCGAGGCCGCCATTGATATTTTTAAGACGGTGGTGATGTTCTCGCTGTACCTGATGGCCCCCTTTGTCGGGGTGATTCTGATCGTCGGTTTGCTGACCAGCCTGGTGCAATCGGTCACCAGTATTCAGGAGGCAACGCTGACCTTTGTGCCCAAATTAATCGCGCTGGCTGCGGTGATGATGCTGCTCGCCCCGTGGGTGTTGCGGCTGCTCTCCGAGTATACGGTGCAAAGCCTGATGCGCATCAGCAGCATGGGGCCCTAG